GCGGCGTTGCACACGGTGCAGGTGTACGACTTGTCGCCGCTGTGCCTTTTCATGTGGCCGAGGAACGTGGAGTGAAACTTGAACGTCATGTCGCACGCCGAACAGGAGAACTGCTTCTCTTCTTCAGCTCGCGGCAGGCGTTCCCCCCGAGGGACGCTTTCGCCGCCGACCGCGGTGGCCGCCGCGCGACCCCTCGCGCGTCTTTTCGAATTGCCGCCCTGCGTTTGCTCACGTCGTTGTGCGTCTACGGCGCCGTCCGACGCCGCCTTCTCCTCACGCTCGTCTTCGTCTTCACTCTTCACGATGACGCGCGTCACCGCCAGCTCGCCCAGGTCGACCTCCTCCGGGTCGTCCGGCCGCTCGCCCGCGTCCTCCTCGACGCGATGGGGCGGCGGCAGCGGCGGGACTGCGGGACACAAGTTGATCGGAAAAGTCTTGTCACACATCATCGTGTCTGaaaaccggggggggggggggggggcaaagaaGTACAGGGCCGCCTTGACTAACAAGCTTATTCCGTTCTGTAACCATgctcataatttaaaaaaaaaaacatgcagtgaTTATTCACagataattgacggccattataattgcatgaaggaaaaaataaaatcttgaatATTCGGGGATCAGCCACCACTGAGCATTTTCGGGGTTGGTTCcattcaaaagaaaaagaaaaaccacgGGGGGAAAAATAAGGTTGATAAAGGCCAATTGCAACTGACCATCATTTTAGCAATCAATTATTCTGTTGATTATTTGTTCAATTACTTGATTTTCTACATTTATAGGATACCTCAAAGATCGACAAGGATATGTGTCAGTTATCAACTGCCTCTAAATTTCAAttgattactaaaaaaaaaaaaaaaagtagtcagGCAACCAAAGACTTACTTTGTCGTTTGGCTGCACAAACTGCAAAAGGAAACAAACACAGAAACAGAACATCAATGAGAAGAGTGAATAAATGGGAAGCAACCTGCTGAAGGTGCATCCGCGTGAGCTTTGCAAAGAgcgtccagtagttggcgctgTCGGTGGTTCTCTTCTTTGGTTCGACAAAGTTCGTCCTCGTAGTCCGCTATGGTTCTCTCCAACACCACGAAGATTTCTTCCACGGCCGAAGTTAGGCGCTCGTTGACCAAAGCTCTCAGCATCTGGACTTTAAACATCTTGCTGCGAGACGAACCCCAAACAAGCTAGCTTCCTTTGTTTGTTATCGGCGGCTAACGAGCTGGAAGCTAGCTGGGGAGGCCGGATGAGCCAGGCACGCTCAGATGCTAATGTTAGCCCTGGTACACGGCACACGTTGAAGAGAAAACGAGCACGTTTGAACACGGCGACAAAACGCCACTTGATGACACTGACTTGGACGCTTGTGAACGTGAAGCGGCCTAGCcgggggaagagagagagagagagagagagagagagagagagagagagagagagagagagagagagagaatagcGATACAGCAGGACTGCGCATGCGCAAAGCGGCCTGCCCCTCGTAACCAGAAACGTACGCCTTCCCCGTACAGCGCATGCGCAAAGCGGCTTGCGTCTCGTGACCAGAAACGCACGCCTTCCCCGTACTGCGCATGCGCCCGCCATCTTCTGGAGCCCTTCCGGAACGGGACTCGCGCATTTCTTTTATTGGCTTCATTTTTCACTGCTTTTGTCTGTGACCGGTGGATATTGATACGACTATATTCCTTCGCGCAATGAAGAAAACATCCCCGTGTGCCTTTTCTTTCACGCCTCCAACCTGTCCGTGTAGCGTTTCGCTCGCTAGCTGCAGAAACAAAGAACGAGCGCGCTTGCGTTCAAATGTGTGCAAGACGGAGCGAGCGAGCCGCTGAAGAGTGACAGGAGGAGCTTTCGGGAACAAAACAAGGGGAGAACGCCGCAACGATGGACTCGCGCACAGCAGGTTGCTTTTGACGTTTCCGACCTCCATAGGAAATGCAATTTGACACCTGTACCGACTATTCTTCCAATTCAGGAAACGGCAGTAATCGAACAGAAGCAcatttcatgtacttttaatgggCAGACTCAAGAAACACAACATAGCAATcgagaaaataatgaaatggtTCACAAATTGTGCCGGGGTATGTTCAACCTATAAACACAATTGTTAGCAACATTCGGACATCCAATACCAATGTTTGTAAGACACCTGGCAACGCTTCAACTGTGGATACGATCCATCAAACGTCCCCTTTAGCCATTCTCTTATTCTAGTGTTACAAGCACGTTGTGTGTGGCCACTtttatcaaatatatttatttgtgccATAGATTCTCCGAAATGTGtggggtttttgttgttgtgttttttgaaaacaaattattccACAAAGGT
This sequence is a window from Phycodurus eques isolate BA_2022a chromosome 2, UOR_Pequ_1.1, whole genome shotgun sequence. Protein-coding genes within it:
- the LOC133417232 gene encoding zinc finger protein 324A-like isoform X1 — translated: MFKVQMLRALVNERLTSAVEEIFVVLERTIADYEDELCRTKEENHRQRQLLDALCKAHADAPSADTMMCDKTFPINLCPAVPPLPPPHRVEEDAGERPDDPEEVDLGELAVTRVIVKSEDEDEREEKAASDGAVDAQRREQTQGGNSKRRARGRAAATAVGGESVPRGERLPRAEEEKQFSCSACDMTFKFHSTFLGHMKRHSGDKSYTCTVCNAAFRFQSTFVNHVRTHTGEKPFACQMCNATFGAHSSLLRHVRSHTGEKRFTCSFCEKKFPRKSSLVEHVRIHTGEKPLSCSVCDMTFRFHSKLVKHMRTHKGDKALTCHACGQNFISKLRLDKHACARGESSGARTDFTAQI
- the LOC133417232 gene encoding zinc finger protein 324A-like isoform X2 → MFKVQMLRALVNERLTSAVEEIFVVLERTIADYEDELCRTKEENHRQRQLLDALCKAHADAPSAVPPLPPPHRVEEDAGERPDDPEEVDLGELAVTRVIVKSEDEDEREEKAASDGAVDAQRREQTQGGNSKRRARGRAAATAVGGESVPRGERLPRAEEEKQFSCSACDMTFKFHSTFLGHMKRHSGDKSYTCTVCNAAFRFQSTFVNHVRTHTGEKPFACQMCNATFGAHSSLLRHVRSHTGEKRFTCSFCEKKFPRKSSLVEHVRIHTGEKPLSCSVCDMTFRFHSKLVKHMRTHKGDKALTCHACGQNFISKLRLDKHACARGESSGARTDFTAQI